The following are from one region of the Siniperca chuatsi isolate FFG_IHB_CAS linkage group LG21, ASM2008510v1, whole genome shotgun sequence genome:
- the rhot1a gene encoding mitochondrial Rho GTPase 1-A isoform X2: MRKDVRILLVGEPKVGKTSLIMSLVSEEFPDEVPLRAEEITIPADVTPERVPTHIVDYSEAEQSDEQLYQEISKANVICIVYSVNNKKSIEKVTSHWIPLINDRTDKDSRVPLILVGNKSDLVEHSSMETILPIMNQYQDIETCVECSAKNLKNISELFYYAQKAVLHPTGPLYCPEEKELKPSCIRSLTRIFKVSDLDNDGILNDNELNFFQRTCFNTPLAPQALEDVKNVVRRNMTDGVKDNGLSLKGFLFLHTLFIQRGRHETTWTVLRRFGYDDDLELTQEYLFPLIKIPPDCTTELNHNAYLFLQSVFDKHDKDRDCALSPEEVKDLFEVFPYMPWGPDVNNTVCTNDQGWITYQGYLSQWTLTTYLDVQRSLEYLGYLGYSIIYEQESQAAAITVTRNKSIDLQKKQTQRSVFRCNVLGARGSGKSGFLQAFLGKNLQRQRRIREDHKSFYAISTTYVYGQEKYLLLHEVMPDFDFLSEADLACDVVCLVYDINNPRSFEYCAKVYKQYFIDSKTPCVVIAAKSDLHDVRQHYSLSPQEFCRKHKLHPPQPFTCNTTDALSKDIYTRLTTMAMYPHARLRCMCACNRCTYCLCQNLLKLELLRSIKAQLRRVVFNSSSQPTRSLYSLTQRGVTMLCQLTHRLLARCSHTCFWLPLFLFLFHIFTLC; the protein is encoded by the exons ATGAGGAAGGACGTGAGGATACTACTCGTAGGGGAAC CCAAGGTGGGGAAGACATCACTGATAATGTCTCTGGTCAGTGAGGAGTTTCCTGATGAG GTTCCTCTCCGAGCTGAGGAGATCACCATCCCAGCTGATGTCACTCCAGAGAGGGTGCCCACACACATTGTGGACTACTCAG AGGCTGAACAGTCAGACGAGCAGCTGTACCAAGAAATATCAAAG GCAAATGTTATCTGCATAGTTTACTCAGTCAACAACAAGAAGTCCATTGAAAAG GTGACAAGCCACTGGATTCCCCTCATAAATGACAGGACGGACAAGGATAGCAG GGTACCATTGATCCTTGTGGGGAACAAGTCGGACCTGGTGGAACACAGCAGCATGGAGACCATCCTGCCAATCATGAATCAATACCAGGATATCGAGACCTGTGTAGAG TGCTCTGCTAAAAACCTGAAGAACATCTCTGAGCTGTTCTACTACGCCCAGAAGGCTGTTCTCCATCCGACGGGACCCCTGTACTGCccagaggagaaggag TTAAAGCCATCCTGCATTAGGTCTTTAACTAGAATCTTTAAAGTGTCCGACCTGGACAACGACGGCATCCTTAATGACAATGAGCTCAACTTCTTCCAG AGAACATGTTTCAATACACCACTGGCACCTCAGGCTTTAGAGGATGTAAAGAATGTGGTCAGGAGGAACATGACAGATGGAGTCAAGGACAACGGACTCTCACTCAAAG GCTTCCTGTTCCTGCACACCCTCTTCATACAGCGAGGTCGACACGAGACCACCTGGACTGTGCTTAGGAGGTTTGGTTATGACGATGACCTGGAGCTCACACAGGAATACCTGTTCCCCTT GATAAAGATCCCCCCAGACTGCACCACAGAGCTTAACCACAACGCTTACCTCTTCCTCCAGAGCGTCTTTGACAAACACGACAAA GACAGAGATTGTGCGCTCTCGCcagaggaggtgaaagacctgtttgaagtgtttccttaCATGCCCTGGGGTCCGGATGTCAACAACACGGTTTGCACTAACGACCAGGGATGGATCACATACCAGGGATACCTCTCCCAGTGGAC gtTAACAACATATCTAGATGTACAGCGTAGTTTGGAGTACTTAGGTTACCTGGGCTACTCGATCATCTATGAACAGGAGTCCCAGGCTGCTGCCATTACAG TGACACGTAACAAGAGCATCGATCTGCAGAAGAAACAGACCCAGCGCAGTGTCTTCCGCTGCAACGTCTTGGGGGCCCGTGGCAGCGGGAAGAGTGGCTTCCTCCAAGCTTTTCTGGGCAAGAACCTGCAG CGACAGCGGCGGATTAGAGAAGACCACAAGTCCTTCTATGCCATTAGTACGACCTATGTTTATGGTCAGGAGAAGTACCTGCTG CTCCATGAGGTGATGCCAGATTTTGACTTCCTCTCAGAGGCGGACCTAGCCTGTGATGTGGTCTGCCTGGTGTATGACATCAACAATCCACGCTCTTTTGAATATTGCGCAAAAGTGTACAAG CAATACTTCATAGACAGTAAGACGCCATGCGTGGTGATTGCCGCCAAGTCGGACCTGCACGATGTACGGCAGCACTACAGCCTCTCACCGCAGGAGTTCTGCCGTAAGCACAAGCTCCACCCACCGCAGCCGTTCACATGCAACACGACTGACGCACTCAGCAAAGACATCTACACTAGACTCACCACCATGGCCATGTATCC CCACGCCCGTCTCCGCTGCATGTGTGCCTGCAACAGGTGCACCTATTGCCTGTGTCAGAACCTCCTCAAGTTGGAGCTGCTGCGCAGTATTAAGGCCCAACTCCGCAGGGTCGTTTTCAACAG
- the rhot1a gene encoding mitochondrial Rho GTPase 1-A isoform X5 gives MRKDVRILLVGEPKVGKTSLIMSLVSEEFPDEVPLRAEEITIPADVTPERVPTHIVDYSEAEQSDEQLYQEISKANVICIVYSVNNKKSIEKVTSHWIPLINDRTDKDSRVPLILVGNKSDLVEHSSMETILPIMNQYQDIETCVECSAKNLKNISELFYYAQKAVLHPTGPLYCPEEKELKPSCIRSLTRIFKVSDLDNDGILNDNELNFFQRTCFNTPLAPQALEDVKNVVRRNMTDGVKDNGLSLKGFLFLHTLFIQRGRHETTWTVLRRFGYDDDLELTQEYLFPLIKIPPDCTTELNHNAYLFLQSVFDKHDKDRDCALSPEEVKDLFEVFPYMPWGPDVNNTVCTNDQGWITYQGYLSQWTLTTYLDVQRSLEYLGYLGYSIIYEQESQAAAITVTRNKSIDLQKKQTQRSVFRCNVLGARGSGKSGFLQAFLGKNLQRQRRIREDHKSFYAISTTYVYGQEKYLLLHEVMPDFDFLSEADLACDVVCLVYDINNPRSFEYCAKVYKQYFIDSKTPCVVIAAKSDLHDVRQHYSLSPQEFCRKHKLHPPQPFTCNTTDALSKDIYTRLTTMAMYPHARLRCMCACNRCTYCLCQNLLKLELLRSIKAQLRRVVFNRCSHTCFWLPLFLFLFHIFTLC, from the exons ATGAGGAAGGACGTGAGGATACTACTCGTAGGGGAAC CCAAGGTGGGGAAGACATCACTGATAATGTCTCTGGTCAGTGAGGAGTTTCCTGATGAG GTTCCTCTCCGAGCTGAGGAGATCACCATCCCAGCTGATGTCACTCCAGAGAGGGTGCCCACACACATTGTGGACTACTCAG AGGCTGAACAGTCAGACGAGCAGCTGTACCAAGAAATATCAAAG GCAAATGTTATCTGCATAGTTTACTCAGTCAACAACAAGAAGTCCATTGAAAAG GTGACAAGCCACTGGATTCCCCTCATAAATGACAGGACGGACAAGGATAGCAG GGTACCATTGATCCTTGTGGGGAACAAGTCGGACCTGGTGGAACACAGCAGCATGGAGACCATCCTGCCAATCATGAATCAATACCAGGATATCGAGACCTGTGTAGAG TGCTCTGCTAAAAACCTGAAGAACATCTCTGAGCTGTTCTACTACGCCCAGAAGGCTGTTCTCCATCCGACGGGACCCCTGTACTGCccagaggagaaggag TTAAAGCCATCCTGCATTAGGTCTTTAACTAGAATCTTTAAAGTGTCCGACCTGGACAACGACGGCATCCTTAATGACAATGAGCTCAACTTCTTCCAG AGAACATGTTTCAATACACCACTGGCACCTCAGGCTTTAGAGGATGTAAAGAATGTGGTCAGGAGGAACATGACAGATGGAGTCAAGGACAACGGACTCTCACTCAAAG GCTTCCTGTTCCTGCACACCCTCTTCATACAGCGAGGTCGACACGAGACCACCTGGACTGTGCTTAGGAGGTTTGGTTATGACGATGACCTGGAGCTCACACAGGAATACCTGTTCCCCTT GATAAAGATCCCCCCAGACTGCACCACAGAGCTTAACCACAACGCTTACCTCTTCCTCCAGAGCGTCTTTGACAAACACGACAAA GACAGAGATTGTGCGCTCTCGCcagaggaggtgaaagacctgtttgaagtgtttccttaCATGCCCTGGGGTCCGGATGTCAACAACACGGTTTGCACTAACGACCAGGGATGGATCACATACCAGGGATACCTCTCCCAGTGGAC gtTAACAACATATCTAGATGTACAGCGTAGTTTGGAGTACTTAGGTTACCTGGGCTACTCGATCATCTATGAACAGGAGTCCCAGGCTGCTGCCATTACAG TGACACGTAACAAGAGCATCGATCTGCAGAAGAAACAGACCCAGCGCAGTGTCTTCCGCTGCAACGTCTTGGGGGCCCGTGGCAGCGGGAAGAGTGGCTTCCTCCAAGCTTTTCTGGGCAAGAACCTGCAG CGACAGCGGCGGATTAGAGAAGACCACAAGTCCTTCTATGCCATTAGTACGACCTATGTTTATGGTCAGGAGAAGTACCTGCTG CTCCATGAGGTGATGCCAGATTTTGACTTCCTCTCAGAGGCGGACCTAGCCTGTGATGTGGTCTGCCTGGTGTATGACATCAACAATCCACGCTCTTTTGAATATTGCGCAAAAGTGTACAAG CAATACTTCATAGACAGTAAGACGCCATGCGTGGTGATTGCCGCCAAGTCGGACCTGCACGATGTACGGCAGCACTACAGCCTCTCACCGCAGGAGTTCTGCCGTAAGCACAAGCTCCACCCACCGCAGCCGTTCACATGCAACACGACTGACGCACTCAGCAAAGACATCTACACTAGACTCACCACCATGGCCATGTATCC CCACGCCCGTCTCCGCTGCATGTGTGCCTGCAACAGGTGCACCTATTGCCTGTGTCAGAACCTCCTCAAGTTGGAGCTGCTGCGCAGTATTAAGGCCCAACTCCGCAGGGTCGTTTTCAACAG
- the rhot1a gene encoding mitochondrial Rho GTPase 1-A isoform X1, with translation MRKDVRILLVGEPKVGKTSLIMSLVSEEFPDEVPLRAEEITIPADVTPERVPTHIVDYSEAEQSDEQLYQEISKANVICIVYSVNNKKSIEKVTSHWIPLINDRTDKDSRVPLILVGNKSDLVEHSSMETILPIMNQYQDIETCVECSAKNLKNISELFYYAQKAVLHPTGPLYCPEEKELKPSCIRSLTRIFKVSDLDNDGILNDNELNFFQRTCFNTPLAPQALEDVKNVVRRNMTDGVKDNGLSLKGFLFLHTLFIQRGRHETTWTVLRRFGYDDDLELTQEYLFPLIKIPPDCTTELNHNAYLFLQSVFDKHDKDRDCALSPEEVKDLFEVFPYMPWGPDVNNTVCTNDQGWITYQGYLSQWTLTTYLDVQRSLEYLGYLGYSIIYEQESQAAAITVTRNKSIDLQKKQTQRSVFRCNVLGARGSGKSGFLQAFLGKNLQRQRRIREDHKSFYAISTTYVYGQEKYLLLHEVMPDFDFLSEADLACDVVCLVYDINNPRSFEYCAKVYKQYFIDSKTPCVVIAAKSDLHDVRQHYSLSPQEFCRKHKLHPPQPFTCNTTDALSKDIYTRLTTMAMYPHARLRCMCACNRCTYCLCQNLLKLELLRSIKAQLRRVVFNSSSQPTRSLYSLTQRGVTMLCQLTHRLLARHMAQADLKNSTFWLRASVGATVCAVLGFAMYRALLKQR, from the exons ATGAGGAAGGACGTGAGGATACTACTCGTAGGGGAAC CCAAGGTGGGGAAGACATCACTGATAATGTCTCTGGTCAGTGAGGAGTTTCCTGATGAG GTTCCTCTCCGAGCTGAGGAGATCACCATCCCAGCTGATGTCACTCCAGAGAGGGTGCCCACACACATTGTGGACTACTCAG AGGCTGAACAGTCAGACGAGCAGCTGTACCAAGAAATATCAAAG GCAAATGTTATCTGCATAGTTTACTCAGTCAACAACAAGAAGTCCATTGAAAAG GTGACAAGCCACTGGATTCCCCTCATAAATGACAGGACGGACAAGGATAGCAG GGTACCATTGATCCTTGTGGGGAACAAGTCGGACCTGGTGGAACACAGCAGCATGGAGACCATCCTGCCAATCATGAATCAATACCAGGATATCGAGACCTGTGTAGAG TGCTCTGCTAAAAACCTGAAGAACATCTCTGAGCTGTTCTACTACGCCCAGAAGGCTGTTCTCCATCCGACGGGACCCCTGTACTGCccagaggagaaggag TTAAAGCCATCCTGCATTAGGTCTTTAACTAGAATCTTTAAAGTGTCCGACCTGGACAACGACGGCATCCTTAATGACAATGAGCTCAACTTCTTCCAG AGAACATGTTTCAATACACCACTGGCACCTCAGGCTTTAGAGGATGTAAAGAATGTGGTCAGGAGGAACATGACAGATGGAGTCAAGGACAACGGACTCTCACTCAAAG GCTTCCTGTTCCTGCACACCCTCTTCATACAGCGAGGTCGACACGAGACCACCTGGACTGTGCTTAGGAGGTTTGGTTATGACGATGACCTGGAGCTCACACAGGAATACCTGTTCCCCTT GATAAAGATCCCCCCAGACTGCACCACAGAGCTTAACCACAACGCTTACCTCTTCCTCCAGAGCGTCTTTGACAAACACGACAAA GACAGAGATTGTGCGCTCTCGCcagaggaggtgaaagacctgtttgaagtgtttccttaCATGCCCTGGGGTCCGGATGTCAACAACACGGTTTGCACTAACGACCAGGGATGGATCACATACCAGGGATACCTCTCCCAGTGGAC gtTAACAACATATCTAGATGTACAGCGTAGTTTGGAGTACTTAGGTTACCTGGGCTACTCGATCATCTATGAACAGGAGTCCCAGGCTGCTGCCATTACAG TGACACGTAACAAGAGCATCGATCTGCAGAAGAAACAGACCCAGCGCAGTGTCTTCCGCTGCAACGTCTTGGGGGCCCGTGGCAGCGGGAAGAGTGGCTTCCTCCAAGCTTTTCTGGGCAAGAACCTGCAG CGACAGCGGCGGATTAGAGAAGACCACAAGTCCTTCTATGCCATTAGTACGACCTATGTTTATGGTCAGGAGAAGTACCTGCTG CTCCATGAGGTGATGCCAGATTTTGACTTCCTCTCAGAGGCGGACCTAGCCTGTGATGTGGTCTGCCTGGTGTATGACATCAACAATCCACGCTCTTTTGAATATTGCGCAAAAGTGTACAAG CAATACTTCATAGACAGTAAGACGCCATGCGTGGTGATTGCCGCCAAGTCGGACCTGCACGATGTACGGCAGCACTACAGCCTCTCACCGCAGGAGTTCTGCCGTAAGCACAAGCTCCACCCACCGCAGCCGTTCACATGCAACACGACTGACGCACTCAGCAAAGACATCTACACTAGACTCACCACCATGGCCATGTATCC CCACGCCCGTCTCCGCTGCATGTGTGCCTGCAACAGGTGCACCTATTGCCTGTGTCAGAACCTCCTCAAGTTGGAGCTGCTGCGCAGTATTAAGGCCCAACTCCGCAGGGTCGTTTTCAACAG
- the rhot1a gene encoding mitochondrial Rho GTPase 1-A isoform X3 — protein MRKDVRILLVGEPKVGKTSLIMSLVSEEFPDEVPLRAEEITIPADVTPERVPTHIVDYSEAEQSDEQLYQEISKANVICIVYSVNNKKSIEKVTSHWIPLINDRTDKDSRVPLILVGNKSDLVEHSSMETILPIMNQYQDIETCVECSAKNLKNISELFYYAQKAVLHPTGPLYCPEEKELKPSCIRSLTRIFKVSDLDNDGILNDNELNFFQRTCFNTPLAPQALEDVKNVVRRNMTDGVKDNGLSLKGFLFLHTLFIQRGRHETTWTVLRRFGYDDDLELTQEYLFPLIKIPPDCTTELNHNAYLFLQSVFDKHDKDRDCALSPEEVKDLFEVFPYMPWGPDVNNTVCTNDQGWITYQGYLSQWTLTTYLDVQRSLEYLGYLGYSIIYEQESQAAAITVTRNKSIDLQKKQTQRSVFRCNVLGARGSGKSGFLQAFLGKNLQRQRRIREDHKSFYAISTTYVYGQEKYLLLHEVMPDFDFLSEADLACDVVCLVYDINNPRSFEYCAKVYKQYFIDSKTPCVVIAAKSDLHDVRQHYSLSPQEFCRKHKLHPPQPFTCNTTDALSKDIYTRLTTMAMYPHARLRCMCACNRCTYCLCQNLLKLELLRSIKAQLRRVVFNRHMAQADLKNSTFWLRASVGATVCAVLGFAMYRALLKQR, from the exons ATGAGGAAGGACGTGAGGATACTACTCGTAGGGGAAC CCAAGGTGGGGAAGACATCACTGATAATGTCTCTGGTCAGTGAGGAGTTTCCTGATGAG GTTCCTCTCCGAGCTGAGGAGATCACCATCCCAGCTGATGTCACTCCAGAGAGGGTGCCCACACACATTGTGGACTACTCAG AGGCTGAACAGTCAGACGAGCAGCTGTACCAAGAAATATCAAAG GCAAATGTTATCTGCATAGTTTACTCAGTCAACAACAAGAAGTCCATTGAAAAG GTGACAAGCCACTGGATTCCCCTCATAAATGACAGGACGGACAAGGATAGCAG GGTACCATTGATCCTTGTGGGGAACAAGTCGGACCTGGTGGAACACAGCAGCATGGAGACCATCCTGCCAATCATGAATCAATACCAGGATATCGAGACCTGTGTAGAG TGCTCTGCTAAAAACCTGAAGAACATCTCTGAGCTGTTCTACTACGCCCAGAAGGCTGTTCTCCATCCGACGGGACCCCTGTACTGCccagaggagaaggag TTAAAGCCATCCTGCATTAGGTCTTTAACTAGAATCTTTAAAGTGTCCGACCTGGACAACGACGGCATCCTTAATGACAATGAGCTCAACTTCTTCCAG AGAACATGTTTCAATACACCACTGGCACCTCAGGCTTTAGAGGATGTAAAGAATGTGGTCAGGAGGAACATGACAGATGGAGTCAAGGACAACGGACTCTCACTCAAAG GCTTCCTGTTCCTGCACACCCTCTTCATACAGCGAGGTCGACACGAGACCACCTGGACTGTGCTTAGGAGGTTTGGTTATGACGATGACCTGGAGCTCACACAGGAATACCTGTTCCCCTT GATAAAGATCCCCCCAGACTGCACCACAGAGCTTAACCACAACGCTTACCTCTTCCTCCAGAGCGTCTTTGACAAACACGACAAA GACAGAGATTGTGCGCTCTCGCcagaggaggtgaaagacctgtttgaagtgtttccttaCATGCCCTGGGGTCCGGATGTCAACAACACGGTTTGCACTAACGACCAGGGATGGATCACATACCAGGGATACCTCTCCCAGTGGAC gtTAACAACATATCTAGATGTACAGCGTAGTTTGGAGTACTTAGGTTACCTGGGCTACTCGATCATCTATGAACAGGAGTCCCAGGCTGCTGCCATTACAG TGACACGTAACAAGAGCATCGATCTGCAGAAGAAACAGACCCAGCGCAGTGTCTTCCGCTGCAACGTCTTGGGGGCCCGTGGCAGCGGGAAGAGTGGCTTCCTCCAAGCTTTTCTGGGCAAGAACCTGCAG CGACAGCGGCGGATTAGAGAAGACCACAAGTCCTTCTATGCCATTAGTACGACCTATGTTTATGGTCAGGAGAAGTACCTGCTG CTCCATGAGGTGATGCCAGATTTTGACTTCCTCTCAGAGGCGGACCTAGCCTGTGATGTGGTCTGCCTGGTGTATGACATCAACAATCCACGCTCTTTTGAATATTGCGCAAAAGTGTACAAG CAATACTTCATAGACAGTAAGACGCCATGCGTGGTGATTGCCGCCAAGTCGGACCTGCACGATGTACGGCAGCACTACAGCCTCTCACCGCAGGAGTTCTGCCGTAAGCACAAGCTCCACCCACCGCAGCCGTTCACATGCAACACGACTGACGCACTCAGCAAAGACATCTACACTAGACTCACCACCATGGCCATGTATCC CCACGCCCGTCTCCGCTGCATGTGTGCCTGCAACAGGTGCACCTATTGCCTGTGTCAGAACCTCCTCAAGTTGGAGCTGCTGCGCAGTATTAAGGCCCAACTCCGCAGGGTCGTTTTCAACAG
- the rhot1a gene encoding mitochondrial Rho GTPase 1-A isoform X6, with protein sequence MRKDVRILLVGEPKVGKTSLIMSLVSEEFPDEVPLRAEEITIPADVTPERVPTHIVDYSEAEQSDEQLYQEISKANVICIVYSVNNKKSIEKVTSHWIPLINDRTDKDSRVPLILVGNKSDLVEHSSMETILPIMNQYQDIETCVECSAKNLKNISELFYYAQKAVLHPTGPLYCPEEKELKPSCIRSLTRIFKVSDLDNDGILNDNELNFFQRTCFNTPLAPQALEDVKNVVRRNMTDGVKDNGLSLKGFLFLHTLFIQRGRHETTWTVLRRFGYDDDLELTQEYLFPLIKIPPDCTTELNHNAYLFLQSVFDKHDKDRDCALSPEEVKDLFEVFPYMPWGPDVNNTVCTNDQGWITYQGYLSQWTLTTYLDVQRSLEYLGYLGYSIIYEQESQAAAITVTRNKSIDLQKKQTQRSVFRCNVLGARGSGKSGFLQAFLGKNLQRQRRIREDHKSFYAISTTYVYGQEKYLLLHEVMPDFDFLSEADLACDVVCLVYDINNPRSFEYCAKVYKQYFIDSKTPCVVIAAKSDLHDVRQHYSLSPQEFCRKHKLHPPQPFTCNTTDALSKDIYTRLTTMAMYPSSQPTRSLYSLTQRGVTMLCQLTHRLLARCSHTCFWLPLFLFLFHIFTLC encoded by the exons ATGAGGAAGGACGTGAGGATACTACTCGTAGGGGAAC CCAAGGTGGGGAAGACATCACTGATAATGTCTCTGGTCAGTGAGGAGTTTCCTGATGAG GTTCCTCTCCGAGCTGAGGAGATCACCATCCCAGCTGATGTCACTCCAGAGAGGGTGCCCACACACATTGTGGACTACTCAG AGGCTGAACAGTCAGACGAGCAGCTGTACCAAGAAATATCAAAG GCAAATGTTATCTGCATAGTTTACTCAGTCAACAACAAGAAGTCCATTGAAAAG GTGACAAGCCACTGGATTCCCCTCATAAATGACAGGACGGACAAGGATAGCAG GGTACCATTGATCCTTGTGGGGAACAAGTCGGACCTGGTGGAACACAGCAGCATGGAGACCATCCTGCCAATCATGAATCAATACCAGGATATCGAGACCTGTGTAGAG TGCTCTGCTAAAAACCTGAAGAACATCTCTGAGCTGTTCTACTACGCCCAGAAGGCTGTTCTCCATCCGACGGGACCCCTGTACTGCccagaggagaaggag TTAAAGCCATCCTGCATTAGGTCTTTAACTAGAATCTTTAAAGTGTCCGACCTGGACAACGACGGCATCCTTAATGACAATGAGCTCAACTTCTTCCAG AGAACATGTTTCAATACACCACTGGCACCTCAGGCTTTAGAGGATGTAAAGAATGTGGTCAGGAGGAACATGACAGATGGAGTCAAGGACAACGGACTCTCACTCAAAG GCTTCCTGTTCCTGCACACCCTCTTCATACAGCGAGGTCGACACGAGACCACCTGGACTGTGCTTAGGAGGTTTGGTTATGACGATGACCTGGAGCTCACACAGGAATACCTGTTCCCCTT GATAAAGATCCCCCCAGACTGCACCACAGAGCTTAACCACAACGCTTACCTCTTCCTCCAGAGCGTCTTTGACAAACACGACAAA GACAGAGATTGTGCGCTCTCGCcagaggaggtgaaagacctgtttgaagtgtttccttaCATGCCCTGGGGTCCGGATGTCAACAACACGGTTTGCACTAACGACCAGGGATGGATCACATACCAGGGATACCTCTCCCAGTGGAC gtTAACAACATATCTAGATGTACAGCGTAGTTTGGAGTACTTAGGTTACCTGGGCTACTCGATCATCTATGAACAGGAGTCCCAGGCTGCTGCCATTACAG TGACACGTAACAAGAGCATCGATCTGCAGAAGAAACAGACCCAGCGCAGTGTCTTCCGCTGCAACGTCTTGGGGGCCCGTGGCAGCGGGAAGAGTGGCTTCCTCCAAGCTTTTCTGGGCAAGAACCTGCAG CGACAGCGGCGGATTAGAGAAGACCACAAGTCCTTCTATGCCATTAGTACGACCTATGTTTATGGTCAGGAGAAGTACCTGCTG CTCCATGAGGTGATGCCAGATTTTGACTTCCTCTCAGAGGCGGACCTAGCCTGTGATGTGGTCTGCCTGGTGTATGACATCAACAATCCACGCTCTTTTGAATATTGCGCAAAAGTGTACAAG CAATACTTCATAGACAGTAAGACGCCATGCGTGGTGATTGCCGCCAAGTCGGACCTGCACGATGTACGGCAGCACTACAGCCTCTCACCGCAGGAGTTCTGCCGTAAGCACAAGCTCCACCCACCGCAGCCGTTCACATGCAACACGACTGACGCACTCAGCAAAGACATCTACACTAGACTCACCACCATGGCCATGTATCC